TTGGCTTCGGCCAGTGGCTTGCCTTGCTCGGTGGTCATCAGGCGGGCCAGGTCGTCCTGGTGCTCGATCATCAGCTCGAACCAGCGGCGCAGCTTGCCGGCACGCTCCTTGGCGGTCAGTGCGCGCCAGGCCGGCAGGGCCTTGTCGGCGGCCTCGATGGCGCGGCGGGTCTCGGCGGCGCCCATCTTCGGCACGCTGCCGATCACTTCACCGGTGGCCGGGTTGGTCACCTTGATGGTCTGGCCGCTGTCCGCATCCAGCCACTCACCATTGATGAAGGCTTGCTGGCGGAACAACTGAGCGTCTTTGAGCTGCATGTCGGCTTCCCTTAACTGCGAATTTTGATTGTTGAAAAGGCGCCCCCTAAAGGGGGGCGGCCGTCAGGAATTCGTGCACCAGGGTGTTCGACGCCTGGGTGCCGAGCGTTTGAAATCTCAAACGGAATGCTAAGCGGGCGCTAGGGTGTTGGACAATAGGCTGTTCGAAAAAAAGAACGAGTGGTCGGAATTCAGATCAGTGGAAATGCATCGCGGGGCAAGTCGCATGGGCGCTGCGCCGCTGCGACTTGCCCCGCGATAGGGCCCTGGAAGGTTAGTCCATCAGAACGCCTTGTCGAGGTCGATCACCAGCGCCCGGTAGCCCACGCTGCCTGGCTGGCGACTGTGCACTTTCAGCTCCACCGCCACCTCCTGGGTGCCCCGGCGCACCTCATTGAGCACGGTGGTGGTGAGTTTCTCGGGCGTCAGGAAGTTCACCGAAGCCGAATAGATGAACTGGGTGTCGGTATCTGCCCGGTAGGCCACCACCGAGGTGATCGGGCTGTACCACTCATCCCCGCGCTCCTTGCCGTACTGCCACACCTGCTCGACCGTGCCCTTGGCCTCGTCGACCTTGTACTCCACCGCCCGGCTGTAGTTGCCGCTCAGCTTGGTCGGCCCGAAGTCACGGCCCCAGCCATTGTCGAACACGGTCAAGGTACCGCGCCCGGTCAGCCAGGCGGTGTGCTGGGTCCATGACCACTCGAAGCCCTCGCCCACCGGCTTGAGCACCTTGTCCTGAAGATGCGCCGGCCAGCCTTGGGGCGCGGCGAGAATCCACTTCACCTGCTTGTCGCGAGCGATCTTCACCACCCCCTGGTGGCGGGCTGAAACGATGATGCTGTCGTCATCGGCATCGTAGTCGATGGCATTGACATGGGCCCAGTTGCGCCCGGTGCCGACGCCCGGCGTGTCGCCGAATGGCAGGTCGCCCTCGGCCAGCTCGTTGGCCAGGCGCTCGTCCTGCTTGGGTAGCCCGGCCGGCAGTTGGATGGCCGCCTTGCCCAAGGTCTCCAGCAGGTCGCCACGATAGGGGTCGAGGATCTGGTTCAAGTCCCAGAAGTCCAACACGTCGCCGGCTTCGTCGACCTCGATGACATGGTCGCGGATCGAGCGCACGCGCTTGCCGTCCGGGCGGCGGTAGTCGCTGGTGCCGACCCGCAGCAGGTAGGTGCCGTTGACGGTTTCGCGGATCTCGTGGGAGAAGTCGGCGAACTTGTCCGGTAGGTTGCGCTGCCACACCTGCCGGCCCAGCAGGTCGTACTTCGAATAGGTCTGGCCCTGGCCCCAGATCAGCTTGCCGTCACGGGTCTGGTGGAAACCCATGGTCCCGCCCAGGCCGTCGCGACGGTTGGAATCGTGAATCTGCTCGATGTCCAGGTACCAGCGCACGTCGCCATTGCTGTCGGCGATCCAGTTGTTGCCCACCTGGTCCCACTCGGCGGCGCCGCCCAGGCCGTTCCACTTGAAGGCCCGCCCACCGGGGATCTCGCCGAGCAGGTGGTTGAACAGGTACAGGCGCTGTTCGAAGCCCGGCGCTACCTTGACCGGCTCGACACGGGGCAGCGCGGCGGTCTGCCTGGCCACCACCGGCAGGCGCACGGCCGGGGCGTAGATCTGGTAGTGCTCACGGATACGCTCGCCGTCGAGCTTGTAGCTCACCTCGACCTGGTTGACATGATCCGGGTACAGGCCGAATACCGGGATGCCGCCGTAGGTCCACAGCGCGCGGTCGGACACCTGGTAAGCGATGTCGACGCCGCGCTCGCCACGGCCCAGCACGCGCACATGGGCGGCACCCAGGGCACGCCCACCGTCGCGGATGATCGCCGTCAGCGGCGCCAGGCGGTAGGGGTTGACCACCACGTCGCCGAGCAAGGCTTCATCGCGGTCGGGCACCTTGGCAGTCAGGCAGGCGCCCTCAGGCAGGTCATGGGGTTGGGTCTTGGCATTCATGGCAAAGCTCCTTGTGCTCAGAAGTCGTAACGGGCGGTGGCGCCCAGGGTGCGCGGAGTCCCCAGCACCCCGGCATAACCGCCGTTGGCGGAGTTCCACAGGCTGGTGAAGTAGGTCTTGTCGCCGGCGTTCTTCAGCCACAGCGACAGGTCGAGCACGCCGTCGCCCTGGTCCAGGCGCACGCCGGTGGACAGGTTGACGATGGCGTAGCTGGGGATCTGCCCGTAGTCGGAGTCGTCGATGGTGCCCACGGCCTTGGAACGGAAGGCGTAGCTGGCCGTGACGTAGGGCTCGATGCGATCGCTCAACTGCCACTTGTACTGGCCGTTGAGGTTGGCGATGTACTTGGAGGCGCCCACCACCTGGTGGCCAGACAGGTCGCAGGTGGCGGCGGCGTTGGCCAGGCTGATTTCCGGCGGGCACGGCGCGTCGTCGTACTTGGTGTAGCGCACGTCGTTCCACGAGCCGTTGAAGTTCAGCGTCAGCCCGCGCAGCGGCGCTGCCGTGGCCTCGAACTCCAGGCCGCGGGAGCGCACGCTGCCGGCGTTGGCCAGGTACTGCACGCGGTTGACCTGGTCGTAGACGTTGGCCTGGTAGCCGTGCACCTCGGTCCAGAACAGGTTGCTGTTCAGTTGCAGGCGGTTGTCGAACCAACTGCTCTTGATGCCGAGTTCGGCGTTGTTGGCGCGCTCGGTGCCCACCAGCAGCGAATCGGTGCCCAGCCGTGGCGCGGCGCCGACGGTGAGGTTGACGCCGCCGGACTTCTCGCCGTGGGACAGGCTGGCGTAGCCCAGCAGATCATCGCTGAAGCGGTAGCTCAGGCTCAGCAGCCCGGATGGCGCGAAGCTGTACTGGTTGAGGTCGCCCGAATCGTAGGCGCCCACCCGGCCCTGGCGAGCGGTCGCGGCCGCGCCGCTGACCGGCGCGCCACCGGCCGGCGCGTCGCGGGTCACCCAGGCGCTCTTCTCTTCATAGGTGCCGCGCACCCCGGCGGTGAAGTCCAGGCGCTCGGTAAGGTGCCAGGTGCCCTGGGCGAACAGCGCGTAGCTGTCGGTATCGATATGGCCATTGCCGATCGTGGTGACGTTCGCCAGGGCGCCGGCCGGCGTGAGGTTCCAGATATCAGCCTGCGGGCCGTTGTAGGTGAACGACTTGTTGTCCAGGTCCTGCTTGAAGTAATAGGCGCCGAGCACGTAGTCGAAGAAACCACCAGTGGGCGAGGCCAGGCGGATTTCCTGGGAATACTGCTTGTCGCGCACCGAAACACCGGCGTTGTAGAACACCGGCACATTGAGGCCGTCGTCGTTGCGCGGGGTGAAGTCCCACCAGCGGTAGGCGCTGATCGAGGTAAGGGTGAAGTCGTTGGGCAGGGTCCAGTTGGCCTCCACCGAGGTGCCGCCCTGGAACACCTTGACCATCTGGTCGGAATCGAAATTGACCTTGCGGTCCTTGCCCGACACCAGCGTGGCACCGGCCTGGCGCGCCAGGCTTTCATAGCGGTTGACGCCGTTGAGGGTCGGCCCGGTGCTGTACAGGCTGAGGATGCCGTTGTCGGAATTTTCTTCGTTGTATTCGCCAATCCAGCGCAGGTTGAAGGTTTCGCTGGGCTTGAACAGCAGCTGGGTACGCAAACCCTGGCGCTTGCCACCGTTGAGGTCATGGCCGTTGTAGACGTTCTTCACATAGCCGTCGTCCTCGGTGTGGTAGGCGCTGATGCGCCCGGCCAGGGTATCGGTCAGAGGGCCGGAGAAGCTGCCCTGGGTCTGCCAGTAACCGTCCTCGCCCAGTGACGACTGCACGCTGCCCTCGCGCTGGAAGGTGGGCTTGCGCGTGGTGATGTTGAGCACCCCGGCGGTGGTGTTCTTGCCGAACAGCGTGCCCTGCGGGCCGCGCAACACCTCCAGCTGCTCGACGTCGAGCAGGTCGAACACCGCCATGCCCGGCCGCCCCAGGTAGACGTTGTCCAGGTACACGCCGACGCTGCCTTCCAGGCCATCGCTGGCCGGGTTGTTGCCCAGGCCACGGATCGAAATGCTCGACTGGCGGGCATGCACATACGAGACGTTGGTGCTCGGCACCAGTTGCTGCAGGTCCTGCACCCGATAGATTCGCTGGGTTTCCAGGGTTTCGCTGCTCAGCACGCTGATTGGCGTGGGCACGCTCTGCGCGCTCTCTTCACGGCGCCGGGCATTGACGGTGACGGTGCCAAGCTGGGTGTCCTGGGCGACCACCGGTGCGGCGCTGGCCGCTTGCTCGGCGAAGCTGCTGCCGGCGGCGGCCAGCAGCACCCCGGCCGCCAGGGGTTGCAAAGCGATCGCCGACGCGCGCGCCGGCCAACGGGAAAGTCGGGACATGCAAATGCTCCTTGAGGCATGGGCCCAGGCGAGCATTTCCGTTGGCGGAACCGAATCGCGGTCAGGCGGGCTTATATTCTTTTAAGAGATATAAATATTTGTAATTCATATTTTGTGGAATAAGTGACTCCCTTTATAAGGTTCCCAACCCTTCCCAGCAATTGCATTCCACCGAAAGTTTCCATGTAGACAATGCATATCGACCTGCGCCAACTCCGTCACTTCATCGCCCTTGTCGAACACCGCAGTTTCGTCGGCGCGGCAGCGGCGGTGAACCTCTCGCAATCGGCCTTCAGCCGCAGCATCCAGACGCTGGAACACAACGTCGGCTGCCGCCTGGTCGACCGCGCCAGCAAGGAGCTGGCGCCGACCCGCCAGGGCTTGCTGGTGCTGGAGCATTCGCGGCGGCTGGTGCATGGCGCGCACAACCTGGTCAACGAGATCAACCAGTTCAACGGCGCCACTACCGGGGTGGTGCGCTTCGGCTCGGGGCCGGCGCCGGCCGGTGGCCTGGTGCCCCGGGCCGTGGCCCGCTTCGTCGCCGAGTACCCGGCGGCGCGCACCTGCTTCCAGGTGGATAACTGGCAGGCGCTGAACCGCCGCCTGATGGCCGAGGAGATCGAGTTCTTCGTCGCCGATACCCGTCAGTTCGAGGCCGACCCGGACTACCAGGTGCACAAGCTGGCGCCGCAGCGCTGGCACTTCTGCTGCCGGGCCGGGCATCCACTGGCCGAGCTTGCCGAGGTGCGTGCGCGGGACCTGTTCAGCTATCCGCTGGCGACCACCTTCCGCCCGCCGAACATCCGCAAGATCCTTAGCGACCTCAGTGGGCGGCAAGACTTCCTGCCCAGTGTCGAGTGCGAGCATGGCTATGCACTGCTCAACGTGGTGCTGCACTCGGACACCATCGGCATCGCCTGTAGCGCCAACCTGCGACCCTACGACGGGCTGGTCGCGCTGAAGCTGGTGGACCTGGCGCCGGAGCAGGAAGAGGCGTTCTATACCCGCTATGGGGTGGTGAGCCGGGTGGGGTATGGCTTGTCGGCGTTGGCGCGGGGGTTGGTGAAGCAGCTGATTGCCTGTGATAGCGAGTTGTAGCGGACAGGGGCCGCTCCCACAGGGGAACAAGATCTCCTGGTAGGAGCGGCCTGGTGTCGCGAAAGGGCCGCAAAGCAGCCCCAGCAATCTCAGCCCTTGCGCGTGGTCCGACTCAGTTGCCCATCCACCCCCACCGGCACCTCGCCGGCCAGGGTCACCCGGCGCACGATGCGCGGCTGGGTGCCGTAGTCGTCCACTGCGTAATGCTGGGTCGCGCGGTTGTCCCAGATCGCCACGTCGCCGGCCTGCCAGCGCCAGCGCACGGTGTTCTCCAACCGCGTCACGTGCCCCTGCAGCAGCGCGAACAGGTGCTGCGAGTCGGCCAGCGAATAGCCCTTGATGCGCTTGACGAAATGCCCCAGCTGCAACGTCCGCTCGCCGCTGATCGGGTGCACGCGCACCACCGGGTGCTCGGTTTCGTACACGGTGGAGGTGAACACCTTGCGGTAGCGCTCGAGCTTGGCCGGGTCGACGTCGGGCTTGACGCTGGCGTAGTCGTATTCGTTGCTGTGCACCGCCCACAGCTGATCGGCCAAGGCGCGCAATGGCTCGGGCAACTCCTGGTAGGCCGCGGCGGTGTTGGCCCACACCGTGTCGCCGCCGGCGGCTGGCGCCAGCACGCTACGCAGGATCGAGGCCTTGGGGTAGGCATCGACGAAGGTCACGTCGGTATGCCAGGAGTTGGCCCGCTGGCCTTCGGCGCCGTCCAGTTGCAGTAGGTAGCTGGTGCCGTCCACCACCGGCACGGTGGGGTGGGCGATGGGCTCGCCGAGCAGTTGGGCGAAGGCTTCCTGGCCCACGTCGTCCAGGTGGGTCTGGGCGCGGAAGAAGATCACCTTGTGCCGCACCAGCGCCGCCTGGATGGCGTCGACAGTGGCCGGGTCGAGGTCGGCGGACAGCTTGATGCCACGAATCTCGGCGCCAATGCGCCCGGCAACGGGGTGGATGTCGAGTTCGAGAGGTTGCGGCGCGGTGGCCAGTGCGGCGTTGCTCATGGTCGTGGTCCTCAGGGTTGTTGTCGGGTCAGCGGGCGGCCTGGATGGCCTGGCCCTGTTGCAGGGCAGCATCGAG
The window above is part of the Pseudomonas muyukensis genome. Proteins encoded here:
- a CDS encoding aryl-sulfate sulfotransferase, which gives rise to MNAKTQPHDLPEGACLTAKVPDRDEALLGDVVVNPYRLAPLTAIIRDGGRALGAAHVRVLGRGERGVDIAYQVSDRALWTYGGIPVFGLYPDHVNQVEVSYKLDGERIREHYQIYAPAVRLPVVARQTAALPRVEPVKVAPGFEQRLYLFNHLLGEIPGGRAFKWNGLGGAAEWDQVGNNWIADSNGDVRWYLDIEQIHDSNRRDGLGGTMGFHQTRDGKLIWGQGQTYSKYDLLGRQVWQRNLPDKFADFSHEIRETVNGTYLLRVGTSDYRRPDGKRVRSIRDHVIEVDEAGDVLDFWDLNQILDPYRGDLLETLGKAAIQLPAGLPKQDERLANELAEGDLPFGDTPGVGTGRNWAHVNAIDYDADDDSIIVSARHQGVVKIARDKQVKWILAAPQGWPAHLQDKVLKPVGEGFEWSWTQHTAWLTGRGTLTVFDNGWGRDFGPTKLSGNYSRAVEYKVDEAKGTVEQVWQYGKERGDEWYSPITSVVAYRADTDTQFIYSASVNFLTPEKLTTTVLNEVRRGTQEVAVELKVHSRQPGSVGYRALVIDLDKAF
- a CDS encoding TonB-dependent receptor, with amino-acid sequence MLAWAHASRSICMSRLSRWPARASAIALQPLAAGVLLAAAGSSFAEQAASAAPVVAQDTQLGTVTVNARRREESAQSVPTPISVLSSETLETQRIYRVQDLQQLVPSTNVSYVHARQSSISIRGLGNNPASDGLEGSVGVYLDNVYLGRPGMAVFDLLDVEQLEVLRGPQGTLFGKNTTAGVLNITTRKPTFQREGSVQSSLGEDGYWQTQGSFSGPLTDTLAGRISAYHTEDDGYVKNVYNGHDLNGGKRQGLRTQLLFKPSETFNLRWIGEYNEENSDNGILSLYSTGPTLNGVNRYESLARQAGATLVSGKDRKVNFDSDQMVKVFQGGTSVEANWTLPNDFTLTSISAYRWWDFTPRNDDGLNVPVFYNAGVSVRDKQYSQEIRLASPTGGFFDYVLGAYYFKQDLDNKSFTYNGPQADIWNLTPAGALANVTTIGNGHIDTDSYALFAQGTWHLTERLDFTAGVRGTYEEKSAWVTRDAPAGGAPVSGAAATARQGRVGAYDSGDLNQYSFAPSGLLSLSYRFSDDLLGYASLSHGEKSGGVNLTVGAAPRLGTDSLLVGTERANNAELGIKSSWFDNRLQLNSNLFWTEVHGYQANVYDQVNRVQYLANAGSVRSRGLEFEATAAPLRGLTLNFNGSWNDVRYTKYDDAPCPPEISLANAAATCDLSGHQVVGASKYIANLNGQYKWQLSDRIEPYVTASYAFRSKAVGTIDDSDYGQIPSYAIVNLSTGVRLDQGDGVLDLSLWLKNAGDKTYFTSLWNSANGGYAGVLGTPRTLGATARYDF
- a CDS encoding LysR family transcriptional regulator, which produces MHIDLRQLRHFIALVEHRSFVGAAAAVNLSQSAFSRSIQTLEHNVGCRLVDRASKELAPTRQGLLVLEHSRRLVHGAHNLVNEINQFNGATTGVVRFGSGPAPAGGLVPRAVARFVAEYPAARTCFQVDNWQALNRRLMAEEIEFFVADTRQFEADPDYQVHKLAPQRWHFCCRAGHPLAELAEVRARDLFSYPLATTFRPPNIRKILSDLSGRQDFLPSVECEHGYALLNVVLHSDTIGIACSANLRPYDGLVALKLVDLAPEQEEAFYTRYGVVSRVGYGLSALARGLVKQLIACDSEL
- a CDS encoding TauD/TfdA dioxygenase family protein, with protein sequence MSNAALATAPQPLELDIHPVAGRIGAEIRGIKLSADLDPATVDAIQAALVRHKVIFFRAQTHLDDVGQEAFAQLLGEPIAHPTVPVVDGTSYLLQLDGAEGQRANSWHTDVTFVDAYPKASILRSVLAPAAGGDTVWANTAAAYQELPEPLRALADQLWAVHSNEYDYASVKPDVDPAKLERYRKVFTSTVYETEHPVVRVHPISGERTLQLGHFVKRIKGYSLADSQHLFALLQGHVTRLENTVRWRWQAGDVAIWDNRATQHYAVDDYGTQPRIVRRVTLAGEVPVGVDGQLSRTTRKG